Proteins from a genomic interval of Lycium ferocissimum isolate CSIRO_LF1 chromosome 2, AGI_CSIRO_Lferr_CH_V1, whole genome shotgun sequence:
- the LOC132046812 gene encoding probable LRR receptor-like serine/threonine-protein kinase At4g37250 isoform X1 → MKFQIFDLHLWWRRILFLLFLFRFQANGLNTDGVLLLTFKYNILSDPLGVLQNWYTWVETPCSWTGVTCGSPNASDPNLRVTTLSLPNSQLLGSIPSSLGMIQYLTNLDLSNNSINGSIPLTLFSAPELQRLDFSNNRISGELPELVGNLKNLQFLNLSGNALAGSLPANLTSLNNLTVVSLKDNYFFGGVPVGFDSVEVLDLSSNLINGSLPPNFGGSNLRYFNVSFNRLSGDIPPEFASKIPPNATLDLSYNNFSGAIPESSLFVNQSRKAFSGNPELCGEPLKNLCPIPSTITTLPNSPEPTSSPAIAAIPKTIDSKAASPNGSSKKGKNGLRTGTIIGIIAGDIAAVGVLALIFMYVYRAKKRKKSLESSIKQEAETAKDFDWASSASSEEYNWLRSWTCLRKQRHGDGDELSENSNSESEESEKSQLAHLNHVQTEQKTGELVTVDGERELELETLLKASAYILGASGSSIMYKAVLEDGTTLAVRRIGESGVERFKDFENQVKVIAKLVHPNLVKIRGFYWGAEEKLVIYDFAPNGSLANARYRKVGSSPCHVPWEIRLKIAKGVARGLTYIHEKKHVHGNLKPSNILLGADMEPKIGDFGIERLVTGDSSHKTYGSARNFGSKRSTASRDSFQDFASGPTPSPSPSALGISPYHAPESLRSLKPNPKWDVFSFGVVLLELLTGKVIVSDEMGPAAAIGAATSAGEETSKVLRLADVAIRADVEGKEDALLALMKVGYSCISPTPHKRPGMREIVQALEKFPTNSTHSSYYYGP, encoded by the exons ATGAAATTCCAAATCTTTGATCTCCATTTATGGTGGAGGAggattctttttcttctttttctatttagATTTCAAGCTAATGGGCTTAACACTGATGGAGTTTTGTTACTGACTTTCAAGTACAATATCCTGAGTGACCCTTTAGGTGTTCTACAAAACTGGTATACTTGGGTTGAGACACCATGTTCATGGACAGGTGTAACTTGTGGAAGCCCAAATGCTTCAGACCCAAACCTACGAGTGACAACTTTGtctcttccaaattctcagCTTCTTGGTTCTATTCCTTCTAGTCTTGGTATGATTCAATATCTTACAAATCTTGATCTTTCTAATAATTCCATTAATGGGTCTATTCCTCTCACTCTTTTTAGTGCACCTGAGCTTCAAAGACTTGATTTTTCTAACAACAGAATCTCTGGTGAGTTGCCTGAGCTTGTCGGAAATTTAAAGAATCTTCAGTTTCTTAACCTCTCTGGTAACGCTTTGGCGGGAAGCTTACCGGCAAATCTTACTAGTCTGAATAATCTAACTGTTGTGTCTTTGAAAGATAATTACTTTTTTGGTGGAGTTCCTGTTGGGTTTGATTCAGTTGAAGTTTTAGATCTGTCTTCAAATTTGATTAATGGATCATTGCCTCCCAATTTTGGAGGCAGTAATCTCCGTTACTTTAATGTTTCTTTTAATAGACTTTCTGGAGATATCCCACCAGAATTTGCCAGCAAAATCCCTCCAAATGCAACGTTAGATCTCTCGTACAACAATTTCAGTGGTGCAATTCCAGAGTCAAGTCTTTTCGTCAACCAAAGTAGAAAAGCTTTTTCTGGGAATCCTGAATTATGTGGTGAGCCTTTGAAAAATTTGTGTCCAATTCCATCTACAATAACAACTCTACCAAATTCACCTGAACCAACTTCTTCTCCAGCAATTGCAGCTATTCCCAAGACCATAGACTCAAAAGCCGCATCCCCAAATGGCTcttcaaaaaaaggaaaaaatgggCTGAGAACTGGCACAATTATAGGCATTATAGCAGGGGATATTGCAGCAGTAGGAGTTTTAGCACTGATTTTCATGTACGTATATCGTgccaaaaagaggaaaaaaagcCTAGAAAGTAGCATAAAACAAGAAGCCGAAACTGCAAAAGATTTTGACTGGGCATCGTCAGCATCTTCAGAAGAATACAACTGGTTAAGGTCATGGACCTGTTTGAGAAAACAAAGACACGGAGATGGCGACGAATTATCAGAAAATTCCAATTCAGAAAGCGAAGAAAGTGAAAAATCCCAATTGGCTCACCTAAATCACGTGCAAACAGAACAGAAAACAGGGGAATTAGTAACGGTTGATGGAGAAAGGGAACTTGAATTAGAGACATTGCTTAAGGCATCTGCTTATATTTTGGGAGCTAGTGGGTCGAGTATAATGTACAAGGCTGTGCTAGAAGATGGGACAACACTGGCCGTTCGGCGAATTGGTGAAAGTGGGGTGGAACGGTTTAAAGATTTCGAGAATCAGGTTAAGGTAATTGCTAAATTGGTGCACCCAAATTTGGTTAAAATTCGTGGATTCTATTGGGGTGCTGAAGAGAAATTGGTCATCTATGATTTCGCTCCTAATGGCAGCCTTGCCAATGCACGTTACA GAAAAGTTGGTTCTTCACCTTGTCACGTACCCTGGGAAATCCGGCTAAAGATTGCTAAGGGTGTTGCCCGTGGGCTCACTTACATTCATGAAAAGAAGCATGTACACGGCAACTTAAAGCCCAGTAACATTTTACTGGGGGCAGATATGGAGCCCAAGATTGGTGATTTTGGAATTGAAAGGCTTGTAACAGGAGATAGCAGTCATAAAACCTATGGATCGGCTCGTAATTTTGGTAGCAAGAGGTCCACAGCTTCTCGTGACAGCTTCCAGGACTTTGCATCTGGGCCTACTCCAAGTCCAAGCCCAAGTGCATTGGGCATATCTCCTTACCATGCACCCGAGTCGCTTCGCAGTCTCAAGCCCAACCCGAAATGGGATGTGTTTTCGTTTGGGGTAGTGTTGCTAGAGTTGCTAACCGGAAAGGTGATTGTTTCGGACGAAATGGGACCCGCAGCTGCTATCGGGGCTGCCACATCAGCAGGGGAAGAGACGAGTAAAGTGTTGAGGTTGGCTGACGTGGCGATCCGAGCTGACGTGGAAGGGAAAGAAGATGCCTTGCTGGCACTGATGAAAGTAGGATATAGTTGTATATCACCAACCCCTCACAAGAGACCAGGCATGAGAGAGATTGTTCAAGCACTTGAAAAGTTTCCAACTAATTCTACCCATTCATCATACTATTATGGGCCTTAG
- the LOC132046812 gene encoding probable LRR receptor-like serine/threonine-protein kinase At4g37250 isoform X2 — protein MKFQIFDLHLWWRRILFLLFLFRFQANGLNTDGVLLLTFKYNILSDPLGVLQNWYTWVETPCSWTGVTCGSPNASDPNLRVTTLSLPNSQLLGSIPSSLGMIQYLTNLDLSNNSINGSIPLTLFSAPELQRLDFSNNRISGELPELVGNLKNLQFLNLSGNALAGSLPANLTSLNNLTVVSLKDNYFFGGVPVGFDSVEVLDLSSNLINGSLPPNFGGSNLRYFNVSFNRLSGDIPPEFASKIPPNATLDLSYNNFSGAIPESSLFVNQSRKAFSGNPELCAIAAIPKTIDSKAASPNGSSKKGKNGLRTGTIIGIIAGDIAAVGVLALIFMYVYRAKKRKKSLESSIKQEAETAKDFDWASSASSEEYNWLRSWTCLRKQRHGDGDELSENSNSESEESEKSQLAHLNHVQTEQKTGELVTVDGERELELETLLKASAYILGASGSSIMYKAVLEDGTTLAVRRIGESGVERFKDFENQVKVIAKLVHPNLVKIRGFYWGAEEKLVIYDFAPNGSLANARYRKVGSSPCHVPWEIRLKIAKGVARGLTYIHEKKHVHGNLKPSNILLGADMEPKIGDFGIERLVTGDSSHKTYGSARNFGSKRSTASRDSFQDFASGPTPSPSPSALGISPYHAPESLRSLKPNPKWDVFSFGVVLLELLTGKVIVSDEMGPAAAIGAATSAGEETSKVLRLADVAIRADVEGKEDALLALMKVGYSCISPTPHKRPGMREIVQALEKFPTNSTHSSYYYGP, from the exons ATGAAATTCCAAATCTTTGATCTCCATTTATGGTGGAGGAggattctttttcttctttttctatttagATTTCAAGCTAATGGGCTTAACACTGATGGAGTTTTGTTACTGACTTTCAAGTACAATATCCTGAGTGACCCTTTAGGTGTTCTACAAAACTGGTATACTTGGGTTGAGACACCATGTTCATGGACAGGTGTAACTTGTGGAAGCCCAAATGCTTCAGACCCAAACCTACGAGTGACAACTTTGtctcttccaaattctcagCTTCTTGGTTCTATTCCTTCTAGTCTTGGTATGATTCAATATCTTACAAATCTTGATCTTTCTAATAATTCCATTAATGGGTCTATTCCTCTCACTCTTTTTAGTGCACCTGAGCTTCAAAGACTTGATTTTTCTAACAACAGAATCTCTGGTGAGTTGCCTGAGCTTGTCGGAAATTTAAAGAATCTTCAGTTTCTTAACCTCTCTGGTAACGCTTTGGCGGGAAGCTTACCGGCAAATCTTACTAGTCTGAATAATCTAACTGTTGTGTCTTTGAAAGATAATTACTTTTTTGGTGGAGTTCCTGTTGGGTTTGATTCAGTTGAAGTTTTAGATCTGTCTTCAAATTTGATTAATGGATCATTGCCTCCCAATTTTGGAGGCAGTAATCTCCGTTACTTTAATGTTTCTTTTAATAGACTTTCTGGAGATATCCCACCAGAATTTGCCAGCAAAATCCCTCCAAATGCAACGTTAGATCTCTCGTACAACAATTTCAGTGGTGCAATTCCAGAGTCAAGTCTTTTCGTCAACCAAAGTAGAAAAGCTTTTTCTGGGAATCCTGAATTATGTG CAATTGCAGCTATTCCCAAGACCATAGACTCAAAAGCCGCATCCCCAAATGGCTcttcaaaaaaaggaaaaaatgggCTGAGAACTGGCACAATTATAGGCATTATAGCAGGGGATATTGCAGCAGTAGGAGTTTTAGCACTGATTTTCATGTACGTATATCGTgccaaaaagaggaaaaaaagcCTAGAAAGTAGCATAAAACAAGAAGCCGAAACTGCAAAAGATTTTGACTGGGCATCGTCAGCATCTTCAGAAGAATACAACTGGTTAAGGTCATGGACCTGTTTGAGAAAACAAAGACACGGAGATGGCGACGAATTATCAGAAAATTCCAATTCAGAAAGCGAAGAAAGTGAAAAATCCCAATTGGCTCACCTAAATCACGTGCAAACAGAACAGAAAACAGGGGAATTAGTAACGGTTGATGGAGAAAGGGAACTTGAATTAGAGACATTGCTTAAGGCATCTGCTTATATTTTGGGAGCTAGTGGGTCGAGTATAATGTACAAGGCTGTGCTAGAAGATGGGACAACACTGGCCGTTCGGCGAATTGGTGAAAGTGGGGTGGAACGGTTTAAAGATTTCGAGAATCAGGTTAAGGTAATTGCTAAATTGGTGCACCCAAATTTGGTTAAAATTCGTGGATTCTATTGGGGTGCTGAAGAGAAATTGGTCATCTATGATTTCGCTCCTAATGGCAGCCTTGCCAATGCACGTTACA GAAAAGTTGGTTCTTCACCTTGTCACGTACCCTGGGAAATCCGGCTAAAGATTGCTAAGGGTGTTGCCCGTGGGCTCACTTACATTCATGAAAAGAAGCATGTACACGGCAACTTAAAGCCCAGTAACATTTTACTGGGGGCAGATATGGAGCCCAAGATTGGTGATTTTGGAATTGAAAGGCTTGTAACAGGAGATAGCAGTCATAAAACCTATGGATCGGCTCGTAATTTTGGTAGCAAGAGGTCCACAGCTTCTCGTGACAGCTTCCAGGACTTTGCATCTGGGCCTACTCCAAGTCCAAGCCCAAGTGCATTGGGCATATCTCCTTACCATGCACCCGAGTCGCTTCGCAGTCTCAAGCCCAACCCGAAATGGGATGTGTTTTCGTTTGGGGTAGTGTTGCTAGAGTTGCTAACCGGAAAGGTGATTGTTTCGGACGAAATGGGACCCGCAGCTGCTATCGGGGCTGCCACATCAGCAGGGGAAGAGACGAGTAAAGTGTTGAGGTTGGCTGACGTGGCGATCCGAGCTGACGTGGAAGGGAAAGAAGATGCCTTGCTGGCACTGATGAAAGTAGGATATAGTTGTATATCACCAACCCCTCACAAGAGACCAGGCATGAGAGAGATTGTTCAAGCACTTGAAAAGTTTCCAACTAATTCTACCCATTCATCATACTATTATGGGCCTTAG